A single region of the Brachypodium distachyon strain Bd21 chromosome 3, Brachypodium_distachyon_v3.0, whole genome shotgun sequence genome encodes:
- the LOC100830330 gene encoding ethylene-responsive transcription factor ERF094 has translation MGPAANPNPVEYYEHSYSFSLSSSDSDQHPHASIDHDEQDQQLIMEAASTCSSSRRSSAPASLIGVRKRPWGKYAAEIRDSTRNGARVWLGTFDTPQAAALAYDQAAFAVRGAAAVLNFPVARVQDSLRALGIGIGIGNGEGDSPALALKRRHCIRKRSPKQRTAGAACGRDRTAPVVKRRRKQQPAAAAAAAACVLELEDLGTEYLEELLTLSDL, from the coding sequence ATGGGTCCAGCAGCTAATCCTAATCCTGTTGAGTACTATGAGCACAGCTATTCTTTTTCCTTGTCCTCCTCCGACTCCGATCAACATCCTCATGCTAGCATAGACCACGACGAGCAGGACCAGCAGCTCATCATGGAAGCCGCCTCCACttgtagcagcagcagaagaagctCCGCGCCGGCGTCGCTGATCGGGGTGCGGAAGCGGCCGTGGGGCAAGTACGCGGCGGAGATCCGGGACTCGACCCGGAACGGCGCGCGCGTATGGCTCGGCACCTTCGACACCCCTCAAGCCGCAGCGCTGGCCTACGACCAGGCCGCCTTCGCCGTgcgcggcgcggccgccgtgCTCAACTTCCCCGTCGCCCGCGTCCAGGACTCGCTGCGCGcgctcggcatcggcatcggcatcggcaacGGGGAAGGGGATTCGCCTGCTCTGGCGCTCAAGAGGCGGCACTGCATCCGGAAGCGGAGCCCCAAGCAGAGgactgccggcgccgcctgcggCAGGGATCGGACGGCGCCGGTGGtgaagaggagaaggaagcagcagccagcggcagcggcagcggcagcggcgtgcgTGCTGGAGCTGGAGGACCTTGGAACAGAGTACCTCGAGGAGCTGCTCACCTTGTCCGATCTGTGA
- the LOC104583517 gene encoding alpha carbonic anhydrase 8, with translation MRRPWSLLQLAALLVLLLVVAVAAAEADGADVIDPKLKPTKPEQPKPKPTEPEQPKPKPTQPEQPKPKPTQPDQPKPKPTQPDQPKPKPEPQPAPDAGKPTPKPDPTPKPKPGPSKPKPPVVGPGTPDKE, from the coding sequence ATGAGGAGGCCGTGGTCTCTCCTTCAGCTGGCGGCGCTGcttgtgctgctgctcgtcgtcgCTGTGGCTGCAGCGGAGGCCGACGGAGCAGACGTCATTGACCCCAAGCTAAAGCCCACTAAACCAGagcagcccaagcccaagcctaCTGAACCAGagcagcccaagcccaagcctaCTCAACCAGAACAGCCGAAGCCTAAGCCTACTCAACCAGATCAACCGAAGCCCAAGCCTACTCAACCAGATCAACCGAAGCCGAAACCCGAACCGCAGCCCGCTCCTGATGCAGGAAAGCCCACTCCGAAGCCAGACCCGACCCCGAAGCCCAAGCCGGGTCCGTCCAAGCCCAAGCCGCCGGTCGTTGGCCCAGGCACGCCAGACAAGGAATAA